The genomic stretch GGCAGGCTTTGACAGAACTCCACGGCCAGCGAGCTTTTGCCGAACCCGGCCGGGGCGCAGACCAGCAACAGACGTCCACCGAGCCCGGCTTGCAGGCGCTCGCAGAGGCGGGGTCGCAGTACGTATCCGTCAGGCAGCGGAGGACGGAAAAAACGTCCGTCCAATGCCGCGACGGCAACGCTTGCGGGACCCGGAAGTGGGGACAGATCAGTCATGGCCGGCTCTTGTTTGAATGGCTGTTGGCGGCGTAGCAGATGTCCGCAGACTAGCCTTAAACGGCGTACATATGAAGTTGTTGCTACAAATGGCTACAAAATCACGACGCAAAAAAACGCCCCGAACCAGTCGGGGCGTTTTTTCGAGGATGCGGCCTCGGGTTACAGCTTAGCGGATACCGTCCTGGCCCAGGTTGCCTGGCTGGAATTCGCTTTTACTGGCAGAGAAGCCGAAGTCATACGCTGATTTCTCTTCGTTCTTCATGCCCAGTGCCAGATAGCGACCCGATTGCAGGTCATACAGGGTTTCCAGCGCGTACCACGGCACTTGCTTGTCGTAGTAGTCCTCGGCATGGGCCTCGGCGACACGCCACAGCTGACCGCGACCGTCGTAATGGTCGATGACGGCTGCCTGCCAGGTATCTTCATCGATGAAGAAGTCACGTTTGGCGTAGATGTGACGCTGACCCGGTTTCAAGGTTGCCACCACATGCCAGACGCGACGCAGCTCGTAACGAGCCAGGTCCTGATTGATGTGGCCGGCCTTGATGATGTCGGTGTACTTGAGCGTTGGCGAATCGATCTTGTAGCTGTTGTTGGCAATGTACATCTCTTTCTTGCCTTCAAGCTTCCAGTCATAACGATCCGGTGCACCGTTGTACATGTCCAGGTTGTCGGAGGTACGCAGACCGTCCGCCGCTGTGCCCGGACCGTCATAGGACACTTGTGGCGCCTGACGTACGCGACGCTGGCCGGTTGCATAAACCCAGGCCTTGCGCGGCTCCTTCACCTGGTCGAGGGTCTCGTGCACCAGCAGCACGGTACCTGCCAGACGAGCCGGCGCTGTCACTTTCTGCTTGAAGTAGAACAGCACGTTGCCCGGGTTGGCCGGATCGTAATCCTTCATCTTGTCGCGGAACACGAACTGATCCTGGAAATACACCAGGCTGAACGAGCCGTTGGTCTGCGGCGTCGCCTGGGTCACCAGACGGGTCACGCTGCCACCGCGATAGCGAGTGATGTGGTTCCAGATGACTTCCAGACCGTCTTTCGGGATCGGAAACGGTACGGCAGTCTGGAAGTTTTCCAGACCGTTGCCACCGGCCACCAGCGTGGTGGTCGTGGCGTTTTTCCTGATGGCGGCGAACACGTCATCCGGCACGGTGGCACCGCGATGGGACGGGTAAACCGGCATCTTGAACGTGTCCGGGTAACGCTTGAACATCGCGTACTGGCCCGGCGCAAGCTTGTCCTTGTACTGGTCGACGTTCTGCGCGGTGATGGTGAACAGCGGTTTCTCACTGCCGTATGGATCGGACAGGAAGCCTTTGCTGTCGACGGTGCCGGCATTTTTCGCCAGCGGTTTCCAGGCCGGGATCGAACCGTCGGCGTTGCCCGCCATCTCGGCACCCATCGGGGTCAGGCTCTTGCCCAATTTGTCGGCCTCGGCGGCAGGGACCGCCGCCATCACGCTGGTCGCCAGCAGCGAAAGCCCCAGAACACCGGCGTGGAACAGACTCTTTGTTATTTTCATATGGTTGTTCGTCCTGAAAAAACTGTGCTTAGAAGTTCACGCCAACACTGAGGGCAACGAAGTCGCGATCATCCACCGTGCTGTATTCACCACCAAAGAAGTTGGTGTAGGCCAGGCTTGCGGTGTAAGTGTTCTGGTATTCGGCATCAAGCCCGAGGCTGATGGCCTTGCGGCCTTCCTCGAAGTTGCCGCCAGGGCCTGGGGAGTAACCCTTGACGTCGTGGGACCAGGCCACGTTCGGCTTCAGGTTCACGCCGGCGAACACGTCGCTGTAATCCCAGATGGCACGAGCGCGATAGCCCCAGGAAGTGGCGGTGGTGAAGCCATTGTTGTCGCAATTGCTGGAGCGGTTGCTGGTCGAAGCGCCAGGGCCGGCACCGTTGATGGTCGAGGTGTTGAGGATCTGCGAGCAGGTATCCAGGCCGCCGGTCGCCGGCAGCTCACCCGGACCGAAGACCGGATCGCGGCCGTAACGGGCTTCGGACTTGCTCTCGAGGCCGCCGACGTGAGTCACACCGACTTCACCCACCAGGGTCAGACGGTTGGCGCCCATCACCTGATCGAAGAAGTGCGTCAGGGTGGTCTGGAGCTGAGTGATTTCCTTGCGGTTGTAACCGTGCAGATCCTGGCCCGGAACACCATTGAGGATCGAGGCGTTGGTCAGCGCGCCGCCCAGCGGACGCACACCGGCGAACAGGATGTCGGTGGAGTTCAGTTGCACTGGCGCGTTCGGCCGGTAGCTGATCTCACCACTCCACGCCGTGCCGGTAGGCAGGGTGGTGGAGAAACTCAGACCGTAGAGACGAATGTCCTCTGGATACTCGATGAAATACTCGGAGTTACCCGCTACCACCAGAGGGCCCAATGCCTGGAACGGGCCCGGGAGCGCCTTGACGCCGTTGTAGATGGACTGTGGCGCACCGGTTGCGCTGAAGATCGGCGCCCGGCTGTGGTAGTTCATGAAGTACGCACCGAACTCGGTGGCCAGCGGATCGA from Pseudomonas allokribbensis encodes the following:
- a CDS encoding DUF1329 domain-containing protein, translating into MKITKSLFHAGVLGLSLLATSVMAAVPAAEADKLGKSLTPMGAEMAGNADGSIPAWKPLAKNAGTVDSKGFLSDPYGSEKPLFTITAQNVDQYKDKLAPGQYAMFKRYPDTFKMPVYPSHRGATVPDDVFAAIRKNATTTTLVAGGNGLENFQTAVPFPIPKDGLEVIWNHITRYRGGSVTRLVTQATPQTNGSFSLVYFQDQFVFRDKMKDYDPANPGNVLFYFKQKVTAPARLAGTVLLVHETLDQVKEPRKAWVYATGQRRVRQAPQVSYDGPGTAADGLRTSDNLDMYNGAPDRYDWKLEGKKEMYIANNSYKIDSPTLKYTDIIKAGHINQDLARYELRRVWHVVATLKPGQRHIYAKRDFFIDEDTWQAAVIDHYDGRGQLWRVAEAHAEDYYDKQVPWYALETLYDLQSGRYLALGMKNEEKSAYDFGFSASKSEFQPGNLGQDGIR
- a CDS encoding DUF1302 domain-containing protein: MTSVNQFWRRAKLPLAVSLASTLAGPAFGVSFNVGEIEGQFDSSLSLGMSISTQQPNKDLIGVNNGGRGLSQTSDDGHLNFKSGQAFSKIFKGIHDLELKYGDTGVFVRGKYWYDFALQNQDLEYKDVSNHNRDVAARSSGGQILDAFVYHNYSIADEPGSVRLGKQVVNWGESTFIGGGINSINPIDVSAFRRPGAEIKEGLIPVNMFYLSQSITENLSAEGFYQIDWQKTVTDNCGTFFSQPDIVTTGCDDNLRVLNKRSTIPGVALGPLAAANVDVNEEGVLVRRSPNRNARDSGQWGVSAKYMFDPLATEFGAYFMNYHSRAPIFSATGAPQSIYNGVKALPGPFQALGPLVVAGNSEYFIEYPEDIRLYGLSFSTTLPTGTAWSGEISYRPNAPVQLNSTDILFAGVRPLGGALTNASILNGVPGQDLHGYNRKEITQLQTTLTHFFDQVMGANRLTLVGEVGVTHVGGLESKSEARYGRDPVFGPGELPATGGLDTCSQILNTSTINGAGPGASTSNRSSNCDNNGFTTATSWGYRARAIWDYSDVFAGVNLKPNVAWSHDVKGYSPGPGGNFEEGRKAISLGLDAEYQNTYTASLAYTNFFGGEYSTVDDRDFVALSVGVNF